Proteins from a single region of Apium graveolens cultivar Ventura chromosome 7, ASM990537v1, whole genome shotgun sequence:
- the LOC141674395 gene encoding uncharacterized protein LOC141674395, producing the protein MPRTAIKGHALADFLLEFDSTVDDKALVVLHPPHTEESLEEFPHPWWILYVDGAVNNGGAGADIVLVSPEGHHLMSAIHFKFYAMNNDAEYEALINGLNIALKMGVRNLIEKSDSELVVNQVNGGFQARGPQMELYFRCTQHLIGKFKEVRSGCVPREKNSNADALEKMGSQQEAVLLGSIPLEIQEIPSIPEVEVMQVDEAPKETWMTLILAYIHKEALSEEKFKARRVRYQAARYVVYDEVLYKRGFNQPLLRCVDKEEGNYILREVLEGICGNHSGGKTMKNFQRLFVC; encoded by the coding sequence ATGCCCCGTACAGCGATTAAAGGACATGCCTTAGCCgatttcttgttggaatttgattctACGGTTGATGATAAGGCTTTGGTAGTGCTACATCCCCCTCATACTGAGGAGTCTTTAGAGGAGTTTCCACATCCCTGGTGGATCTTGTATGTGGATGGGGCGGTTAATAATGGAGGAGCAGGCGCGGACATAGTACTCGTGTCTCCAGAAGGCCATCATCTGATGAGTGCAATTCACTTTAAATTTTATGCAATGAATAATGATGCGGAATATGAAGCATTGATCAATGGCCTAAATATCGCTTTGAAAATGGGAGTGCGGAACCTAATTGAAAAGAGTGACTCGGAGTTGGTGGTAAACCAGGTGAATGGGGGGTTTCAAGCTCGAGGACCACAGATGGAATTGTACTTCAGGTGCACACAGCACCTGATTGGAAAGTTCAAAGAGGTTAGGTCGGGATGTGTACCACGGGAAAAGAACAGCAACGCAGATGCCCTGGAAAAAATGGGATCCCAGCAGGAGGCTGTGTTGTTAGGATCTATACCCCTAGAAATCCAGGAgattcctagtatcccagagGTTGAGGTGATGCAAGTAgatgaggctcccaaggaaacatggatgacgcTCATTCTTGCTTATATTCATAAGGAAGCACTTTCTGAGGAAAAGTTCAAGGCTAGACGAGTCCGCTACCAGGCTGCAAGGTATGTGGTATATGATGAAGTTTTATATAAAAGGGGCTTCAATCAACCACTGCTCAGATGTGTCGATAAAGAAGAGGGAAATTACATCTTAAGGGAAGTACTTGAGGGGATCTGTGGTAATCACTCGGGAGGTAAAACTATGAAAAATTTCCAAAGATTGTTTGTTTGTTAG